In Deefgea piscis, the DNA window CATCATCTTATTGGCCGAAGGCCGCTTGGTGAATTTGGGCTGTGGCACTGGCCATCCTTCGTTTGTGATGAGTAATTCTTTTGCCAATCAAATCTTGGCGCAAATCGAATTGTTCACCAAATTGGATCAATATCCAGTTGGGGTGTATGTATTGCCCAAGCATTTGGATGAAATGGTCGCGCGTTTACACTTGAAGAAAATTGGTGCGAAACTGACTGTTTTAACCGATGAGCAGGCGGCGTATATCAATGTGCCGAAAGAAGGGCCGTATAAATCCGCGCATTATCGCTATTAAAGCGCGCCTAACGATCGGTGGCGCTGCTTGGCAGCGCTGCCTGATCGAGGCTATTGCTATTGATGCGTGTTGTAATTGCCTGAGTTTGGGGTCGTTTCCAGTTGCTCGAGCTGCAGTAGCAAAGCCTTTAACTTATCGCTGCTGAGTTGCTGACGTAGGTTGATGCTTTTTATTTCTTCGTAAATGGCAAAGTGTTGTTGCCAATGCGTAAATTCCAAATCAGTTTGGCCACTGGCCGCGTAGCTTTTGGCTAAACCGGCATGCGCGAGTTGGACGAGATATTTTGCTGGGATTTCGGTCGCGGTATCGAGCGCTTGCTGCATAAAATATTGGCTGGCATGCGTTTGTTGTTGTTCTAAATGCAGCTCACCGAGCGCAATCATATTGACGACTTTTCCCCAGTGATTGCAACTGCGTGCGCTGAGTGCGAGTGCTCGTTCTAATTGCCGTTTCGCCAAGTCTTGATGACCTGCTTTGCGTAATAAATGCGCACGATAGTAATGTAGTTCAGGTTCAAATTCACAAAATGGCAGTTCAATTAACAGCGCTTGGGCTCGATCTAGTGCTGATTGAGCCGCGGCATCATGGCCCAAATGTAATTGGGCTGCGGCGACATTGATGTGATGGCAAATATGTAGGTTTTTGTCGCTAATTTGCGTCAGTAGCGGTGCTACTTTTAAGTGTGTGGCGAGGCTACTGGCTAAATCTTCACTAATAAAAAACAGTTTACCCAGCCCGATATAGGCTCGAGCCATGCCTTCAGGCCATTGTTGGGTTAATGAGCGTTTTAACAGCTGCAACCATAAATCCATGGCTTTGGCGTAGTTGGCGATGTCATAGGCAACATCAGCATGGCAATCAATGGCGGCGAGCCAGCTTTCATCATCGGCATTGTGGCGTGCCAGCTGAGTTGCAACCTCGGCCATATGCTCGCGTACACCTTCAGCGACGCTGGGTGTTGCACGAAAAGCTAAGGCAATAAGTAAAGCGGCTTGTGTTTCAGCGCGAGCATCGTTAATGCTTTGGGCGCGAAAAGTAATAAATTGAGCTAAACGAAGGGTTTCGGCGGGGTCGGTATACACCAGAGCGCGTGCAATGAGTAGCATTTGCTCGATTTCGGCACGTAAATCATAAAAACCCACTCTGTTCTCCTGCTGCCTAAAACCGCTGCGGCATCAGTACAGGGTTGTGCATCGTTAAGCAAAAATTGTCTTACGTGATGATTTGCTGCGCGGTTGATCCGCTGAAATTTTGCGCATCATATCGCAAATAAAAAGCGGGCCTAAGCCCGCTGATCTGAAATTATGACTACTTAAGCTTGACCTGAAATAATCAAATATTTGGCTTGAAGTTCTTCTTTGCTTTCTTTGTGTTCTGGATCGAGCGGGATACAGTCAACTGGGCAAACTTGTTGGCATTGTGGCTCATCGTAATGGCCAACACATTCGGTACAGAGATTAGGGTCGATGACATAAATCTCTTCGCCTTGTGAAATGGCGCTATTTGGGCATTCCGGTTCACAAACATCACAGTTAATGCATTCGTCGGTAATAATAAGTGCCATGATTGACAATTCCTTAGTAAAATAGTCAAGTATTCGATATGTGGGGATTTTCCCACTTTCGGGCCTAAGTCACAACCCTAAGTGTTTTGAGTGGGAAAAAGTATCTTATTGGCCTGATGCACGGCACAATAATGCATATTTGACCGTGCCTGCTTTGCCTTCGCGCAAAATCTCCCAATCGCTGAGCTCTGGCCATTGGGCGCATTCGATATACACCCGCGCTGTGGGGCTGAGGTGTTTGGCAATTTTCGGCAAAATTTCATCGAGTAAAGTGCTGGCAAATGGAGGATCCAGTAAGATCAGATCAAACTGTTCTTGGCATCGGCTGAGGTATTGCTCGGCAGTACTGCAAATAATCTCAATTTGATTGGCGGCGAGTAAAGCTTGATTGCTTTTGAGTGCCGCAACCACCGGTCTTGCTGCTTCAATCATGACTACTTTTTTGGCCCAGCGTGAAGCCGCTTCAAAACCGAGCGCACCGCTGCCAGAAAAAAGATCCAGACAAACCATCCCGGTGCAATCTTGCCCTAACCAGTTAAAGAGCGTTTCACGAACCCGATCAGGTGTCGGGCGTAACGCCAATGAGTCCGGAAATTTTAAAATTCGGCTTTTATATTGTCCACCAATCACACGAACCTGATTTTTATGCTGTGCTGACATTGCCGCTCCGCGTTAAAATCTAAATAATCAACCATTTTCCTCGATTTGTAGGATAGCCGCCAACGTCATGTTTAGTTTTTTTAAGAAAAAGAAGCCGCCAGAGGCGCAAATTGTCGCAGAAATTGCGCCAGAAACCCCAGTTACGGTGATTGAAACTGAGCCGCTCGCTCCAGTCGCTATCGCTGAAACCCCCGTCATCGCTGAACCGATCGCAAAAATTGAACCGATTGAGCCAGTTGAGCCAGTTGCTGCTGCAATTGAGATTAAGCCCGCACCCGTTGCGCCGCTTGAGTCAGCGATTGAACCTTTGATTGCCCAAGAAGCTGAGCCTGTAGCGCATGCCGATGCGTTTGTACCGCCCGCCGATTTAGCTCAGCCACAAGAACGTCCTAAATTATCTTGGACTGAACGCTTAAAAATGGGTTTGGCAAAAACTCGCGATAAATTAGGCAAAAGCTTAGCCAGTATTTTTGGTGGTGGCCAAATTGATGACGAGCTTTACGAAGAGCTAGAAACCGTATTGTTGACCGCCGATATGGGCGTCGATGCGACTCAGCATTTATTAAAAGACGTTCGAGAGCGCGTGTCACTGCGTGGTTTAAAAGACTCGGGTGAACTTAAAGACGCGCTGAAACTTAGCCTGACTGATTTGATTAAACCGCTAGAAATCCCGCTGGATGTATCGGGCCACAAGCCATTTATTTTGATGGTGGCTGGCGTGAACGGCGCAGGTAAAACCACCAGCATCGGTAAGTTAGCCAAATATTTTCAATCGCAAAATTTATCGGTGTTGTTAGCGGCTGGGGATACATTCCGCGCTGCGGCACGTGAGCAATTGGTCGTTTGGGGCGAGCGCAACGGCGTGCAAGTGATTGCACAAGCGTCGGGCGATGCCGCCGCGGTGGCGTTTGATGCGGTCAACGCCGCTAAAGCGCGTGGTATTGATGTGGTGATTGTCGATACCGCAGGGCGTTTACCAACGCAATTGCACCTGATGGAAGAAATCAAAAAAGTAAAACGCGTGGTGCAAAAAGCAGATCCAACTGGGCCACATGAAGTATTGCTGGTGCTGGACGCCAATACGGGGCAAAACGCTTTGGCACAAGTTAAATCGTTTGACGACGCTTTGGGTTTGACCGGTTTAGTGCTGACTAAGCTTGATGGCACCGCCAAGGGTGGCGTCATTGCGGCGATTGCTAAAAACCGCCCCGTACCGCTGCGCTTTATCGGTGTGGGTGAATCGATTGATGATTTACGCCCATTTGTGGCAAAAGATTATATCGATGCCTTGTTTGAATAAGTGGGTATTTGTTTAGAGGCTTTTTTGAATAAGCTTTGTATTCATATACCCATGCTCTCTGTAATTTCGTTGATGCAGAGGCGCTCGCTTTGATTTCATCCCTGAATGCATGTAGACGATTGCTCGTTTTAGAACGGGCAATCGGCGGGCTATGAATCAGTGGCCACAAGTCGCTTGGGTGGCTCGTTTTGAGAATGAAGGATTCTAATGATTCAATTTCAACAAGTTAGTAAAAGCTATCCCGGTGGCTTTGATGCCATTCGTAATTTAAGTTTTGAAGTTCCCGATGGCGAGCTGGTGTTTTTGGCGGGACATTCGGGGGCGGGTAAATCGACTTTACTCAAATTAATGGCAGGGATCGAAAAACCCAGTAGCGGCGCGGTATTGCTCAATGGGCAAAATTTAGCGCGGATGAGTCGTGCTTCTTTGCCGTTTGTGCGGCGACATATTGGGCTGATTTTTCAAGATCATAAGATTTTGTATGATCGCAATGTGTTTGATAATGTGCGTCTGCCGCTGGATATTATTGGCTTTGACCATGCCGAAGGTCGCCGCCGCGTATTGGCTGCGTTAGATAAAGTGGGTTTGGCGGGTAAAGAAAAGCTCAATCCAATTTCGCTATCGGGCGGTGAGCAGCAGCGTCTATGTATTGCGCGTGCGGTGGTGCATCGGCCGTCGATTTTGTTGGCCGATGAGCCAACGGCGAATCTGGATAGTGATTATGCGCATGATATTTTGGAGTTGTTTAAATCCTTCCATCAAGTCGGTGTAACGATTTTGATTTCGGCGCACGATGAATCGTTGATGGCCGATTATGGTCGACGTATTTTGCGTTTAAAACATGGGCAGTTTTGCGCTTAAACACAGCAAAGTTGAGCTAAGGAAAAATAATGAAAAATTGGTTTCGCCTGCATCTGTTGGCACTAACACGCACGATTGGTAGCTTGTTTCGCCACCCGCTAGGTAGCCTGCTGAATTTATTGGTGATCGGGATTACAACGGCACTGCCACTGGCGCTATGGACTTTGATTATGAGCGTTTCGCAAATTAGCGATCAAGTGTCTGTTGAACCGCAAATTTCTATTTTTTTGCGGCACAGTGCCACAGCTGAAGACGTAAAGGGCTTGCAAGCGACATTAAAAGCCGATGCGCGTTGGGCTAAAGTTGAATTTATTCCCAAAGCCACTGCATTGGCGTCCTTGCAAGCCAGTTTAGGAACAACGGATTTAACCGCTGGATTAGCAGAAAACCCACTCCCCGACGCTTTTGTATTACAAGCAAAAGAGAATGATCCGGCAGGTTTAGAGGCTTTAAAGAAAGAACTTTCGTCGATTGTGATCGTCGAAGAAGTGCAGTTAGATTCTGATTGGGCCAAGCGTTTGGCGCGGATTACCGATTTAGGACGAGCTATTTTTGAAGTGTTGGCGAGCTTATTGGCCTTGGCCTTGGTGCTGATTACGGGTAATGCCATCCGGATGCAAATCCTAACGCGCCGTGATGAAATTGAAGTCGCCAAACTGATTGGTGCGACCGATTCATTTATTCGTCGCCCCTTTATGCATGCTGCCTTGGTACAAGGATTGCTCGGTGGTGGGGTTGCCGTGTTGATTGTGTGGGGCTTGGTGGCGTATGTAAATCCAACCGTTGTCGAGCTGGCGAGTGCCTATGGGCAATCTCTGAGCTTATTGGCGCCCGATTTTCTAACCACGGTGGTGGTTTGTTTAGCGAGTGCATTTTTGTGCTTGCTAGGGGCTAGTTTGGCGGTGTCGCGTTATTTATATCAATTCCGCTAAATGCCGCTAAGCAGATTGCTTTAGGCTATGACTTGAATAGTAATAATTACCGTGCACAATGCGATCTGCATGTGATTGAATAGAATTCTGATTGGAAGCGATTTAGCACTCTGAGCGTTTGAGTGCTAATATTTTATGCTACAGTCAGCTTTGTTGTTACGACAGGAGATTCAAGCGATGGGCAATGCGATGACACTTTCAACATTATCGATTGGCGATAGTATTGAACGTTATATTCAGCGCGTTAATGCGGTACCTATGCTGTCACCTCAAGAAGAGCACGATTTGGCGACACGACACCAAGAAAGTGGTGACGTGGAGGCCGCGCGTCAGCTTGTGATGTCCCACTTGCGCGTCGTTGTTTCGATCGCGCGAGGTTATAGTGGCTATGGTTTACCACAAGCTGATTTGATCCAAGAAGGTAATATTGGTTTAATGAAAGCGGTTAAACGCTTTGAAGCCACACGCGGTGTGCGCTTGTATTCGTTTGCTGTGCATTGGATTAAAGCTGAAATCCATGAGTATATTTTACGCAATTGGCGCTTAGTTCGGATTGCGACGACTAAAGCGCAACGTAAATTGTTTTTTAATCTGCGCTCAATGAAAACTAGCTTTGCTGCGTTAACGCATAAGCAAGCGCAAGAAATCGCGGATGATTTAGGCGTTAAGCCCGAAGAAGTCCTTGAGATGGAAACGCGCATGACCGGTCAAGATATTGCACTGGTGGCTGATGATAGTGATGATGATGGCTATGCGCCGATTGATTGGTTAGCAGATAGCCACAATGAACCGACTGCCGCGATGGCCAGAATTGCGACTGATCGCTTGCAATCAAGCGGTATTTCAGAAGCTTTAGACGGCCTAGATGAGCGTAGTCGCCGCATTATTGAAGCGCGCTGGCTGACCGATGACGGTGAGTCTTTGACTTTGCATGATTTAGCCGCAGAGTTTAAAGTTTCGGCCGAGCGAATTCGGCAGATCGAGACCAAAGCATTGCAAAAAATGAAGCAAGCTTTGTTGCCTGCTACGGTTTAAATCAAGTCAGCAATAAAAATGAGCGCCTAGGGCGCTCTTTTTTATTGCTGGAATTAATCTGTTTTGTATTGCAATTTTATGTGCGAAAAAAGTGCCAAGTGATGGCAATTATGCTGGCTGCAATCAGTGTTGCGGCGCTGATTTTACTGATTCGATGTAATTCTTTGCGGTGCGCAGGATGAATGGCACGCCAAGCAAAGTGAGCAATGATCAAAAGTAAGCATAGATAAAAGAGCTTGCTGCTCATGAATGAAAGTACACGGGATGTCCGGTGGTCGGGATGTTGCGATTGAATTGTGTAGTATATTCTTACAACACTTAATGTATTACCTTAGATTTCGATTGTTTCATACTTATTTTTAAGACTTTTATGAATTAAAAATATTTATAACTAAGTTATTGTATCAAAAGATAAAAAAACTGGCGCAACTTGTGCCAGTTTTTTTTTTGCTCTATAGTGGGTTTCAGTGGGGTAAAGTGGGTAAAAGTGTATTTTTATAGTCATTTTTTCGCTAAAATTGCACCGCGCGTAGATTGAGCGGTTTTTTGATCTCGTTAGCGAACAAACAGGGGCGTCTGCATACATGTTGGGTGGTGTGTCATCTCTTTCATTGGACAGTAAAGGGCGCTTAGCGATGCCAGCTAAGTACCGTGCTTTATTGTGCGCTGAAGGGCGACTGGTGATTACCATTGATCCGGCTGGCTGTGTGCTGATTTACCCTGAGGCGCAATGGATACCGGTGCGAGATCAGCTAAACACTTTATCTGGCTCAAAGATGTCTGTGCGTCGTTTAATCGTGGGTCACGCTGAAGAAATCGAAATGGATACAGCGGGCCGTATTTTAATCCCAGCGACTTTAAGGCAACGCGCGCAACTGAATAAGGCGGTTGCTTTGGTTGGCATGGGAAATAAATTCGAATTGTGGGATGAAGCTAAATGGAATGCCGTGACGGATTCTGTGATGGCGATGGATCCGCATGAATTAGAAAATAATATGGAAGGAATCGTGCTTTGAGTGAAGTGGTTGGAACAAACTTCGTGCATTGCACGGTATTGCTTAATGAGGCAGTGGATGCGTTAGCGATCCAGCCTGATGGCACTTATGTGGATTGCACGTTTGGCCGTGGTGGCCATTCTCGATTGATTTTGTCCAAATTAGGACCCAATGGTCGCTTAATCGCATTTGATAAAGATTTATATGCGATTGCCGAAGCAGCAACGATTACCGATCCTCGTTTCACGATTGTGCACGAGGGCTTTGTCACGTTGGCTGAATCTCTTGCCCGACTCGGGATCGAAAAAATAGATGGTTTATTGATGGATTTAGGCGTGTCCTCACCACAATTGGATGATGGCGCGCGCGGATTTAGCTTTAGATTTGATGCGCCCTTGGATATGCGTATGGATACGACCCGAGGGCAAACAGCGGCTGAATGGCTTAATTCTGCCGAAGAAAAAGATATTGCAGAGGTGGTAAAAGATTATGGCGAAGAACGGTTTGCTCGGCAGGTTGCAGCAGCGATTGTTACGCGTAGGGCAAGCAAACCTTTTGCTACAACAGGAGAACTTTCCGAGGTCGTGGCAACGGCTGTCCGCACCCGTGAGCCGGGCCAGAACCCGGCGACGCGTACCTTCCAAGCTATACGGATTTACATCAATCGTGAGCTTGAGGAACTGTCGCTAACACTCCCTCAGGCATTGCGCTTGCTGAAAACGGATGGACGCTTGTCCGTGATTGCATTTCACTCTCTGGAAGATCGCATCGTCAAACGGTTTATTCAAGATGCCGCTAAGGGAGATCATTTGCCTTCGCGTCTGCCGGTGCGTGCCAGCGAAATTGCCGCAGCGCCGTTGCAGGTTCTCGGTAAACCGATTCGAGCTTCAGAGATCGAAATTAAAGCCAACCCGCGTGCGCGTAGTGCGATTTTGCGGGTTGCAGCACGTACAGCGGGGCCTTTGTGACGCGTTTAAATATGTTTTTGTTGGCAGTTTTAGTGATTTGCGCTTTAGCGGTGATTACCAGTCGACATAAGTCGCGAAAACTATTTATTGAATTGCAAAAAGAAGACGTACTGACTCGTAAGCTCGATGTTGAGTGGGGACAGTTACAACTAGAGCAAAGTACTTGGGCGATGCACTCTCGCATTGAGCAAGAAGCTGGACACAATTTGGAAATGCAAGTGGCACCATCGAATCGCACTCAGGTTATTTTGGAGCACGGTGAACTCGTGAAGCAACCTGAGGTTAAAGATCTGTAATGATAACAGCGGGAAAAACGGCGGCTAGCCGTCGTCGACCAAAGTATGCCGTAATCCCAAAGTTAGAGCGTTGGCGGGTTTGGACGGTATTGGGCGGTTTGATGGTGTTGTTTGCCGCCTTAATCGGTCGTGCCTTGTATTTGCAAGTATGGAATGAAGGTTTTTTACAAGACCAAGGCGATGCACGCTATCGCCGGGTGTTAAAACTAGAAGCCAATCGCGGCATGATCACCGATCGTAATGGTGAGCCGTTGGCGATTTCCACACCGGTTCAGTCGATTTGGATGAGCCCACGCAGCATGCTGATTTTGCCAGCAGGGCAGCAGCGTGCCGAAGATTGGAAGCCTGCGAACGACGATGAGCTGATGCCGTTGTCGCTCGACGAAGTTAAAAAATTAGAAACGCATTTGCAATTGAAGTCGGGAGAGCTGTTAACAAAATTGACCGCATCACGAAAAAACTCGCAAGGCAAAGAAATAAAATCAGATTTTCTGTGGGTGAAACGACATATCTCACCTGCAGATGCAAAAAAACTGATGGCGATGAAAATCCCCGGAGTCTATTCGCAAACAGAATATCGCCGTTACTACCCGGCAGGCGAAGTGATGGCCCATATTGTCGGTTTTACCGATATTGATGGCAAAGGGCAGGAAGGCTTTGAGTTAACACGAGAAAAAATGCTGGCGGGTAAGCCAGGTTCTCGTACGGTGATTCGTGATCGACGTGGCTACATTGTTGAAGACGTTTCAACCATCGTACCGCCGCAAGAAGGGCAAACATTGCAGTTGTCGATTGATCGACGAATTCAATATTTAGCCTACCGCGAGCTGAAAAATATGGTCGATAGCTCCGGTGCAGTGGGTGGGGCGATTGTGGTACTTGATGCGCGAACGGGTGAGGTGTTGGCATTGGCCAATGCGCCGTCTTACAACCCCAATAGTCGCGCCAAAATCGACCCCGCGCATAAACGCAATCGTGCTTTAACCGACTTATACGAGCCCGGTTCAACGATGAAAGCGCTGACGGTCGCAATGGCACTGAATGCGGATAAAGTCACCCCGCAGACCATTATTCAAACCGGTGGTGGCACGATGGCCATCGGCCCGAATATGGTCAAGGACGATCATGCGGTGGGGGCGGCAACGGTGGAAACCATTATGCAAAAGTCTTCCAACGTCGGCGTGGCGAAGATGGCTTTGATGATGGATCGTGAGTCGAAATGGAATTTTTATAAAGACGTTGGCTTTGGCGAAGCGCCGCATACCGGGTTTCCGGGTGAAGCTGCTGGCCGTATTCGACCTTGGAAAAACTGGCGCCCGATTGAAGAAGCCACCATGTCTTTTGGTTATGGGATGTCGGTGAGCTTAATGCAAATGGCGCGCTCGTATCAGCTGTTTGCAGGCAATGGTGAAATTCATCCGGTGACATTTACTAAATTGGTCGCGCCAGCACCGGGCAAGCAAGTGGTTACTGCCAAGACGGCAGAACAAGTTCGCAAAATGCTGGAGATGGTGACGTTGCCCGGCGGAACGGCAACTCGGGCGCAAGTGGTGGGCTATCGAGTCGGCGGTAAAACGGGTACGGCGAAAAAATTAGTGGATGGTAAGTACTCCGATACAGCGCGTGTGGGTTCTTTTGTCGGTTTAGCACCTATTTCAAATCCGCGTTTGATCGTGGCAGTGATGGTGGACGAACCATCATTTGCAATGCGTTACGGTGGTTTAGTTGCCGCACCGATTTTTAGTAATGTAGTTGCTGGAAGTTTGCGCTTATTGGGAGTGCCACCTGATGCGCCAACGACCAATATTTTCTTACCCAATACCGAAGCCGAAGTAAAGGAAGAAACATGAAGCCTGCGAGTTGGGAATTGCCTGCTTTTGATTTAGCTGCGCTGATTGAATTACAGTCCGCTCGCCCTTTGGTGGCCGATAGCCGCCAAGTAC includes these proteins:
- a CDS encoding YfhL family 4Fe-4S dicluster ferredoxin; its protein translation is MALIITDECINCDVCEPECPNSAISQGEEIYVIDPNLCTECVGHYDEPQCQQVCPVDCIPLDPEHKESKEELQAKYLIISGQA
- the rsmD gene encoding 16S rRNA (guanine(966)-N(2))-methyltransferase RsmD — its product is MSAQHKNQVRVIGGQYKSRILKFPDSLALRPTPDRVRETLFNWLGQDCTGMVCLDLFSGSGALGFEAASRWAKKVVMIEAARPVVAALKSNQALLAANQIEIICSTAEQYLSRCQEQFDLILLDPPFASTLLDEILPKIAKHLSPTARVYIECAQWPELSDWEILREGKAGTVKYALLCRASGQ
- the ftsY gene encoding signal recognition particle-docking protein FtsY; translated protein: MFSFFKKKKPPEAQIVAEIAPETPVTVIETEPLAPVAIAETPVIAEPIAKIEPIEPVEPVAAAIEIKPAPVAPLESAIEPLIAQEAEPVAHADAFVPPADLAQPQERPKLSWTERLKMGLAKTRDKLGKSLASIFGGGQIDDELYEELETVLLTADMGVDATQHLLKDVRERVSLRGLKDSGELKDALKLSLTDLIKPLEIPLDVSGHKPFILMVAGVNGAGKTTSIGKLAKYFQSQNLSVLLAAGDTFRAAAREQLVVWGERNGVQVIAQASGDAAAVAFDAVNAAKARGIDVVIVDTAGRLPTQLHLMEEIKKVKRVVQKADPTGPHEVLLVLDANTGQNALAQVKSFDDALGLTGLVLTKLDGTAKGGVIAAIAKNRPVPLRFIGVGESIDDLRPFVAKDYIDALFE
- the ftsE gene encoding cell division ATP-binding protein FtsE, translating into MIQFQQVSKSYPGGFDAIRNLSFEVPDGELVFLAGHSGAGKSTLLKLMAGIEKPSSGAVLLNGQNLARMSRASLPFVRRHIGLIFQDHKILYDRNVFDNVRLPLDIIGFDHAEGRRRVLAALDKVGLAGKEKLNPISLSGGEQQRLCIARAVVHRPSILLADEPTANLDSDYAHDILELFKSFHQVGVTILISAHDESLMADYGRRILRLKHGQFCA
- the ftsX gene encoding permease-like cell division protein FtsX; this encodes MKNWFRLHLLALTRTIGSLFRHPLGSLLNLLVIGITTALPLALWTLIMSVSQISDQVSVEPQISIFLRHSATAEDVKGLQATLKADARWAKVEFIPKATALASLQASLGTTDLTAGLAENPLPDAFVLQAKENDPAGLEALKKELSSIVIVEEVQLDSDWAKRLARITDLGRAIFEVLASLLALALVLITGNAIRMQILTRRDEIEVAKLIGATDSFIRRPFMHAALVQGLLGGGVAVLIVWGLVAYVNPTVVELASAYGQSLSLLAPDFLTTVVVCLASAFLCLLGASLAVSRYLYQFR
- the rpoH gene encoding RNA polymerase sigma factor RpoH, whose amino-acid sequence is MTLSTLSIGDSIERYIQRVNAVPMLSPQEEHDLATRHQESGDVEAARQLVMSHLRVVVSIARGYSGYGLPQADLIQEGNIGLMKAVKRFEATRGVRLYSFAVHWIKAEIHEYILRNWRLVRIATTKAQRKLFFNLRSMKTSFAALTHKQAQEIADDLGVKPEEVLEMETRMTGQDIALVADDSDDDGYAPIDWLADSHNEPTAAMARIATDRLQSSGISEALDGLDERSRRIIEARWLTDDGESLTLHDLAAEFKVSAERIRQIETKALQKMKQALLPATV
- a CDS encoding protein MIGRI; the encoded protein is MSSKLFYLCLLLIIAHFAWRAIHPAHRKELHRISKISAATLIAASIIAITWHFFRT
- a CDS encoding division/cell wall cluster transcriptional repressor MraZ; this encodes MPAKYRALLCAEGRLVITIDPAGCVLIYPEAQWIPVRDQLNTLSGSKMSVRRLIVGHAEEIEMDTAGRILIPATLRQRAQLNKAVALVGMGNKFELWDEAKWNAVTDSVMAMDPHELENNMEGIVL
- the rsmH gene encoding 16S rRNA (cytosine(1402)-N(4))-methyltransferase RsmH, with the translated sequence MVGTNFVHCTVLLNEAVDALAIQPDGTYVDCTFGRGGHSRLILSKLGPNGRLIAFDKDLYAIAEAATITDPRFTIVHEGFVTLAESLARLGIEKIDGLLMDLGVSSPQLDDGARGFSFRFDAPLDMRMDTTRGQTAAEWLNSAEEKDIAEVVKDYGEERFARQVAAAIVTRRASKPFATTGELSEVVATAVRTREPGQNPATRTFQAIRIYINRELEELSLTLPQALRLLKTDGRLSVIAFHSLEDRIVKRFIQDAAKGDHLPSRLPVRASEIAAAPLQVLGKPIRASEIEIKANPRARSAILRVAARTAGPL
- the ftsL gene encoding cell division protein FtsL; this encodes MTRLNMFLLAVLVICALAVITSRHKSRKLFIELQKEDVLTRKLDVEWGQLQLEQSTWAMHSRIEQEAGHNLEMQVAPSNRTQVILEHGELVKQPEVKDL
- a CDS encoding peptidoglycan D,D-transpeptidase FtsI family protein, whose protein sequence is MITAGKTAASRRRPKYAVIPKLERWRVWTVLGGLMVLFAALIGRALYLQVWNEGFLQDQGDARYRRVLKLEANRGMITDRNGEPLAISTPVQSIWMSPRSMLILPAGQQRAEDWKPANDDELMPLSLDEVKKLETHLQLKSGELLTKLTASRKNSQGKEIKSDFLWVKRHISPADAKKLMAMKIPGVYSQTEYRRYYPAGEVMAHIVGFTDIDGKGQEGFELTREKMLAGKPGSRTVIRDRRGYIVEDVSTIVPPQEGQTLQLSIDRRIQYLAYRELKNMVDSSGAVGGAIVVLDARTGEVLALANAPSYNPNSRAKIDPAHKRNRALTDLYEPGSTMKALTVAMALNADKVTPQTIIQTGGGTMAIGPNMVKDDHAVGAATVETIMQKSSNVGVAKMALMMDRESKWNFYKDVGFGEAPHTGFPGEAAGRIRPWKNWRPIEEATMSFGYGMSVSLMQMARSYQLFAGNGEIHPVTFTKLVAPAPGKQVVTAKTAEQVRKMLEMVTLPGGTATRAQVVGYRVGGKTGTAKKLVDGKYSDTARVGSFVGLAPISNPRLIVAVMVDEPSFAMRYGGLVAAPIFSNVVAGSLRLLGVPPDAPTTNIFLPNTEAEVKEET